One region of Ptychodera flava strain L36383 chromosome 3 unlocalized genomic scaffold, AS_Pfla_20210202 Scaffold_27__1_contigs__length_13241970_pilon, whole genome shotgun sequence genomic DNA includes:
- the LOC139126520 gene encoding uncharacterized protein yields the protein MRSRIVKIFIGLTGMIAILVMLQEYRMTHGGSKLFNLTASKLLMKNPEEYLRKEDHMRRDDVIKDSDEMDEDDVDDRTPFHIVSGMKAEEQGDEDEVGEDLEEEGTVSKESEETPTHLGAMTDQDNNWFKSTNPEMIEHVTDLEDDLNALFPPEDIKELEEDESWMWEAYDIDDPCSICLAPVSSRPLIALASAPALASIVFGILWNKQLEYTLGLSIRTRGCFMEDFKQNLWIILTKIH from the exons ATGCGATCTAGGATTGTCAAAATATTCATCGGACTGACGGGTATGATAGCAATATTGGTCATGCTTCAAGAGTATAGAATGACACACGGTGGATCAAAATTGTTCAATTTAACGG CATCAAAACTTTTGATGAAGAATCCTGAGGAGTACCTCAGAAAAGAAGATCATATGCGTAGAGATGACGTCATCAAAG ACAGTGACGAAATGGATGAAGATGACGTTGACGATAGAACACCGTTTCATATTGTATCAG GCATGAAAGCAGAGGAACAGGGAGACGAGGATGAGGTTGGAGAAGATCTTGAGGAAGAAGGGACCGTCTCAAAAGAAAGCGAGGAAACACCAACACATCTAGGAGCAATGACTGACCAAGATAACAATTGGTTTAAATCAACTAATCCTGAGATGATAG AACATGTCACCGATTTAGAGGATGACCTAAATGCTCTGTTTCCGCCGGAAGATATCAAAGAGCTTGAAGAAGATGAATCGTGGATGTGGGAAGCCTATGATATAG ATGATCCATGCAGTATCTGTCTAGCACCGGTCTCTTCGCGTCCTCTCATTGCCTTGGCCAGTGCACCGGCTCTGGCATCCATCGTATTCGGTATTCTCTGGAACAAGCAACTGGAATATACACTGGGTCTATCTATAAGGACAAGAGGCTGTTTTATGGAG gattTCAAGCAGAATTTATGGATTATACTTACAAAAATACACTAG